Proteins encoded together in one Halomarina salina window:
- a CDS encoding phosphoadenosine phosphosulfate reductase family protein: MTFPEYLSLDYDDGRGQSAADYPALEDKLGKAVEVTRTALEQYRDPAVMWTGGKDSTLVLYFVREVAEEHGHDVPPVVFIDHYQHFDEVEAFVERWAEEWDLDLVVARNDDPAFERHTPGEDVPVDSLTEANRRELARADHEGETFRFEADSLGGNHLLKTVALNEVVAEHGFDGIFSGVRWDEQEARADETFFSPRHDSEKYPPHDRVHSILQFDERALWDAMWYYVVPDAVEGWPEGHVPRTDDDMPEGVTADDVPVGPKYFEGFRSLGTEEGSAKSDDAPAWLQDLDGTTERQGRAQDKEDLMARLRDLGYM, from the coding sequence ATGACGTTCCCAGAGTACCTCTCGCTCGACTACGACGACGGCCGCGGCCAGAGCGCCGCCGACTACCCCGCGCTGGAGGACAAACTCGGCAAGGCCGTCGAGGTCACCCGTACCGCCCTCGAACAGTACCGCGACCCGGCGGTGATGTGGACCGGCGGGAAGGACTCGACGCTCGTCCTCTACTTCGTCCGGGAGGTGGCCGAGGAGCACGGCCACGACGTGCCGCCCGTCGTCTTCATCGACCACTACCAGCACTTCGACGAGGTCGAGGCGTTCGTCGAGCGCTGGGCCGAGGAGTGGGACCTGGACCTCGTCGTCGCCCGCAACGACGACCCCGCCTTCGAGCGCCACACGCCCGGCGAGGACGTACCCGTCGACTCGCTCACCGAGGCGAACCGCCGGGAGCTCGCGCGGGCGGACCACGAGGGCGAGACGTTCCGCTTCGAGGCCGACAGCCTCGGGGGAAACCACCTGCTGAAGACCGTCGCGCTCAACGAGGTCGTCGCGGAACACGGCTTCGACGGCATCTTCTCGGGGGTCCGCTGGGACGAACAGGAGGCCCGCGCCGACGAGACGTTCTTCAGCCCCCGCCACGACTCCGAGAAGTACCCGCCTCACGACCGCGTCCACAGCATCCTCCAGTTCGACGAACGGGCGCTCTGGGACGCGATGTGGTACTACGTCGTCCCCGACGCCGTCGAGGGCTGGCCGGAGGGCCACGTCCCCCGGACCGACGACGACATGCCGGAGGGCGTCACGGCCGACGACGTCCCGGTCGGCCCAAAGTACTTCGAGGGGTTCCGGTCGCTCGGAACCGAGGAGGGGTCGGCGAAGTCCGACGACGCCCCCGCATGGTTGCAGGACCTCGACGGGACGACGGAGCGTCAGGGCCGTGCCCAGGACAAGGAGGACCTGATGGCCCGGTTGCGCGACCTGGGGTACATGTAG
- a CDS encoding DUF7333 family protein: MEFDATRTVAVFVVLVAIGTLGLFATPMDQSTILMMVLPSLVVGGLVFLFLGVKHGEYRATR, translated from the coding sequence ATGGAGTTCGACGCAACCAGAACCGTCGCCGTCTTCGTCGTACTGGTAGCAATCGGGACTCTGGGACTGTTCGCTACGCCGATGGACCAGTCGACCATCCTCATGATGGTCCTCCCCTCGCTCGTCGTCGGCGGACTCGTGTTCCTCTTCCTCGGCGTCAAACACGGTGAGTACCGCGCGACGCGCTGA
- a CDS encoding aldo/keto reductase translates to MSQQPSLSPDDVPRAKEMPMLGLGTWQNDDLDQCAESVETALGQGYRHVDTAQAYGNEEAVGRGLENAHVDREDVFLATKVWKPNLGHDDVLRTTKESMNKLGVDTLDLLYVHWPAGEYDPEETLGALDELVEDGAVDRIGMSNFEPHHLETAQEVADAPIFANQVEMHPLLQQEELRSYADEEDIELVAYSPLARGEVMNVEELQDIGEKHDASPAQVSLAWLREKGVTTIPKATGPEHIRDNFQSLALDLDAEDIRAIDDIDREERQVDPDFGPDNWSA, encoded by the coding sequence ATGAGTCAACAGCCGTCGCTGTCTCCGGACGACGTACCGCGTGCGAAGGAGATGCCCATGCTCGGCCTCGGGACGTGGCAGAACGACGACCTCGACCAGTGTGCCGAGTCCGTCGAGACGGCGCTGGGACAGGGCTACCGACACGTCGACACGGCCCAGGCGTACGGCAACGAGGAGGCCGTCGGTCGCGGGCTGGAGAACGCGCACGTCGACCGTGAGGACGTCTTCCTCGCGACGAAGGTGTGGAAACCCAACCTCGGCCACGACGACGTGCTCCGGACGACGAAGGAGTCGATGAACAAACTCGGCGTGGACACGCTCGACCTGCTGTACGTCCACTGGCCGGCGGGCGAGTACGACCCCGAGGAGACGCTTGGCGCGCTCGACGAACTCGTCGAGGACGGGGCGGTCGACCGCATCGGGATGAGCAACTTCGAACCGCACCACCTCGAGACGGCACAGGAGGTCGCCGACGCGCCCATCTTCGCCAACCAGGTCGAGATGCACCCGCTGCTCCAGCAGGAGGAACTGCGCTCGTACGCCGACGAGGAGGACATCGAACTCGTCGCGTACTCGCCGCTGGCTCGCGGCGAGGTGATGAACGTCGAGGAACTGCAGGACATCGGCGAGAAACACGACGCCTCGCCCGCGCAGGTGAGCCTCGCGTGGCTCCGTGAGAAGGGCGTCACGACCATCCCGAAGGCGACCGGTCCCGAGCACATCCGCGACAACTTCCAGTCGCTCGCGCTCGACCTCGACGCCGAGGACATCCGCGCCATCGACGACATCGACCGAGAGGAGCGACAGGTCGACCCGGACTTCGGCCCGGACAACTGGTCGGCGTAA
- a CDS encoding HNH endonuclease: MAAGYTLIPLAPVPSVVPMPTTCELCRRRFPDELLSDPQVIQRHHLVPEHRKESPTVTLCRPCHEQVHATFTNEELQAEYDTLAALQNADALQGYLSWIRKTAKLDVQVRTSNRVRERRG; encoded by the coding sequence ATGGCCGCGGGCTACACGCTGATACCGCTCGCGCCCGTACCGTCGGTCGTCCCGATGCCGACCACCTGCGAACTCTGTCGTCGACGGTTCCCCGACGAACTGCTCTCCGACCCGCAGGTCATCCAGCGCCACCATCTCGTCCCCGAACACCGCAAGGAGAGTCCCACCGTCACGCTCTGCCGCCCCTGTCACGAACAGGTCCACGCGACGTTCACGAACGAGGAGTTGCAGGCGGAGTACGACACGCTGGCGGCCCTCCAGAACGCGGACGCGCTACAGGGGTACCTCTCGTGGATTCGAAAGACGGCGAAACTCGACGTGCAAGTGCGGACGAGCAATCGGGTCCGTGAGCGGCGGGGATAG
- a CDS encoding digeranylgeranylglycerophospholipid reductase, whose protein sequence is MTEDESDHFDVVIAGAGPAGGQCARDLAARGYDVLVLETEAEAEFPRQSNKSTAGTFPSMMTAFGVPDRLVEKFTDSVVVESPTSHYKQSQPGAVLDFVAFKQWLVADAREKGAEFRFESRVNSPIMEDGRIVGVRYAGGEEVYADIVVDATGPSAPLAKALDVSSLHRTNQAIGIDYKIEGIDLDHEEYADLNGAMMLRLDHDIAPGGYSWIFHTGGDTAKVGVCYIQNERHEELARDGMRIDDYLEYWMDTDPRFADAEPVEGAHILRGSAHIQMPGRLSTDGFMAVGDTVPTIDPLWGEGIHQGMKSGRAAATTADHCLTLDTPDTSAERMSVYEDLWHERVAPNMQTRLLMTELLYLVPNERYDGFIRDLNALSSETLGKANAGSFRSLARLLEPGDLRYLATLAKNRLTDPYNRWNPLS, encoded by the coding sequence ATGACCGAAGACGAGAGCGACCACTTCGATGTCGTCATCGCCGGGGCGGGTCCCGCCGGAGGGCAGTGCGCTCGTGACCTCGCTGCACGTGGGTACGACGTCCTCGTCCTCGAGACCGAGGCCGAAGCCGAGTTCCCGCGACAGAGCAACAAGTCCACCGCGGGGACGTTCCCGTCGATGATGACGGCGTTCGGCGTGCCCGACCGTCTCGTCGAGAAGTTCACCGACAGCGTCGTCGTCGAGTCGCCGACCAGTCACTACAAGCAGAGCCAGCCGGGGGCGGTCCTCGACTTCGTCGCGTTCAAGCAGTGGCTCGTCGCGGACGCCCGCGAGAAGGGCGCGGAGTTCCGCTTCGAGTCGCGCGTCAACTCGCCCATCATGGAGGACGGCCGCATCGTCGGCGTGCGGTACGCCGGTGGTGAGGAGGTGTACGCCGACATCGTCGTCGACGCCACCGGTCCGAGCGCGCCGCTAGCGAAGGCGCTCGACGTGAGTTCGCTCCACCGCACGAACCAGGCCATCGGCATCGACTACAAGATAGAGGGCATCGACCTCGACCACGAGGAGTACGCCGACCTGAACGGCGCGATGATGCTCCGCCTCGACCACGACATCGCACCGGGCGGCTACTCGTGGATCTTCCACACGGGCGGCGACACCGCGAAGGTCGGCGTCTGTTACATCCAGAACGAACGCCACGAGGAACTCGCCCGCGACGGGATGCGCATCGACGACTACCTGGAGTACTGGATGGACACCGACCCGCGGTTCGCGGACGCCGAACCCGTCGAGGGCGCGCACATCCTCCGGGGGTCGGCCCACATCCAGATGCCGGGTCGCCTGAGCACGGACGGCTTCATGGCCGTCGGCGACACCGTCCCGACCATCGACCCGCTCTGGGGCGAGGGCATCCACCAGGGGATGAAGTCCGGACGCGCGGCCGCTACCACCGCCGACCACTGCCTCACGCTCGACACGCCCGACACGTCCGCCGAGCGGATGTCGGTGTACGAGGACCTCTGGCACGAGCGCGTCGCGCCGAACATGCAGACGCGGCTGCTGATGACGGAGCTGCTCTACCTCGTCCCGAACGAGCGCTACGACGGGTTCATCCGCGACCTCAACGCCCTCTCCTCGGAGACGCTCGGGAAGGCGAACGCTGGAAGCTTCCGCTCGCTCGCTCGCCTGCTCGAACCCGGTGACCTCCGGTACCTCGCGACGCTGGCGAAAAACCGACTCACGGACCCGTACAACCGCTGGAACCCGCTCTCCTGA
- a CDS encoding bacterio-opsin activator domain-containing protein produces the protein MIVKFVFQQPTLLDALRQMPSTRVRWEESHTTPNGEMLMLFWAESDDFEAFEAAMHDDPTVTAPRLLTEFTDRRLYQVEQIGEGRAQSVYDSLTTAGGIIEECIGTHDGWTVEIEFPDNDTLQHFHSVCEDHGLEFDLLQKYEASENTEQSNHYGLSKKQRETLIRAAEKGYFHVPRGTDLDTIAAELDISHQAASERVRRAMDILIDHTLAPAREDPPTERH, from the coding sequence ATGATTGTCAAGTTCGTCTTCCAGCAACCGACGCTGCTCGACGCACTTCGACAGATGCCATCGACGCGGGTCCGGTGGGAAGAATCTCATACGACACCGAACGGCGAGATGCTCATGCTGTTCTGGGCCGAATCCGACGACTTCGAGGCGTTCGAAGCGGCGATGCACGACGACCCGACCGTCACCGCCCCCCGATTGCTCACCGAGTTCACCGACCGCAGGCTCTATCAAGTCGAACAGATTGGTGAGGGGCGCGCCCAGAGCGTCTACGACTCCCTGACGACCGCAGGGGGTATCATCGAGGAGTGTATCGGAACCCACGATGGCTGGACGGTCGAAATCGAATTCCCCGACAACGACACACTCCAGCACTTCCACTCGGTCTGCGAGGACCACGGCCTTGAGTTCGACCTGCTCCAGAAGTACGAAGCCTCGGAGAATACTGAGCAGTCGAACCACTACGGACTATCGAAGAAACAACGCGAGACGCTGATTCGCGCCGCCGAGAAGGGGTATTTCCACGTTCCGCGTGGGACGGACCTCGACACTATCGCCGCGGAACTGGACATCTCCCATCAGGCCGCCTCCGAACGAGTGCGCCGGGCGATGGACATCCTCATCGACCACACCCTCGCTCCGGCCCGAGAGGACCCGCCTACGGAACGACACTGA